The following are from one region of the Microbacterium paraoxydans genome:
- a CDS encoding ATP-dependent Clp protease ATP-binding subunit, producing MTTPQTGSPNQEQQSALEQFGINLTDRAREGKLDPVIGRDSEIRRVSQVLTRRTKNNPVLIGEPGVGKTAVVEGLAQRIVAGDVAESLKDKELVSLDISALVAGAMYRGQFEERLKQVLKEITESDGQVITFIDELHVLMGAGGGEGSVAASNMLKPMLARGELRLIGATTLNEYREFIEKDAALERRFQQVYVGEPTVEDTIAILRGLKGRYEAHHGVTISDSALVAAASLSNRYLPARQLPDKAIDLIDESMSRLKMEIDSSPVEIDQLKRQVDRLKLEELALKREKDAASKERLGTLREHLVELEKELAGLEARWARERQGLNRVGELKKQLDDAITQRDLAMRNADYTKASKLEYETIKRLERDIAEAEQAEATASSEPRMVNEQVTEEDIAAVIAAWTGIPVGRLLQGESEKLLHLENELGKRLIGQKDAVKAVSDAVRRSRAGISDPGRPTGSFLFLGPTGVGKTELAKALAQFLFDDEHAMVRIDMSEYGEKHSVSRLVGAPPGYVGYEQGGQLTEAVRRRPYSVILLDEVEKAHPEVFDVLLQVLDDGRLTDGQGRTVDFSNVILILTSNLGSPILIDPVLSVEEKREQVMALVRQAFRPEFLNRLDDIVMFQALTEDDLAQIVELSVDQLHDRLRDRRLTLAVTPGARSWLAERGYDPVFGARPLRRLIQTEVQNKLATALLSGGVHDGDTVRVDVAADGTGLVLTATTPEPEPEDEDDVIEAELLDD from the coding sequence ATGACCACCCCGCAGACCGGATCCCCGAACCAGGAACAGCAGTCCGCCCTCGAGCAGTTCGGCATCAACCTGACTGACCGTGCCCGCGAGGGCAAGCTCGACCCCGTCATCGGACGGGACAGTGAGATCCGGCGCGTCAGCCAGGTGCTCACCCGCCGTACCAAGAACAACCCGGTGCTGATCGGTGAGCCCGGCGTCGGCAAGACCGCGGTGGTCGAAGGCCTCGCGCAGCGCATCGTCGCGGGCGACGTCGCCGAGTCCCTCAAGGACAAGGAGCTCGTCTCGCTCGACATCTCCGCGCTCGTCGCGGGTGCGATGTACCGCGGCCAGTTCGAGGAGCGCCTGAAGCAGGTGCTCAAGGAGATCACCGAGTCGGACGGCCAGGTCATCACGTTCATCGACGAGCTGCACGTGCTCATGGGCGCGGGCGGCGGCGAGGGCTCGGTCGCGGCCTCGAACATGCTCAAGCCGATGCTGGCCCGCGGCGAGCTGCGGCTCATCGGCGCCACCACGCTCAACGAGTACCGCGAGTTCATCGAGAAGGACGCCGCCCTCGAGCGACGCTTCCAGCAGGTGTACGTGGGCGAGCCGACGGTCGAGGACACGATCGCGATCCTCCGCGGGCTCAAGGGGCGTTATGAGGCGCACCACGGGGTGACCATCTCCGACAGCGCGCTCGTGGCCGCGGCCTCCCTCTCCAACCGCTACCTGCCCGCGCGGCAGCTGCCGGACAAGGCCATCGACCTGATCGACGAGTCGATGTCTCGTCTGAAGATGGAGATCGACTCCTCTCCCGTCGAGATCGACCAGCTCAAGCGTCAGGTCGACCGGCTGAAGCTGGAGGAGCTCGCGCTCAAGCGGGAGAAGGACGCCGCGTCCAAGGAGCGTCTCGGCACCCTCCGCGAGCACCTCGTCGAACTCGAGAAGGAGCTGGCCGGACTCGAGGCCCGCTGGGCGCGGGAGCGGCAGGGCCTGAACCGGGTCGGAGAGCTGAAGAAGCAGCTCGACGACGCGATCACCCAGCGCGACCTCGCCATGCGCAACGCCGACTACACGAAGGCGTCGAAGCTCGAGTACGAGACGATCAAGCGCCTGGAGCGCGACATCGCCGAAGCCGAGCAGGCCGAGGCCACGGCCTCGAGCGAACCGCGCATGGTGAACGAGCAGGTCACCGAGGAGGACATCGCGGCCGTGATCGCGGCCTGGACCGGCATTCCCGTCGGGCGGCTGCTGCAGGGGGAGAGCGAGAAGCTCCTGCACCTGGAGAACGAGCTCGGCAAGCGCCTCATCGGCCAGAAGGACGCCGTCAAGGCCGTGTCCGACGCGGTGCGCCGCTCGCGCGCGGGCATCAGCGATCCCGGTCGCCCCACCGGCTCGTTCCTGTTCCTCGGCCCGACCGGTGTCGGGAAGACCGAGCTGGCCAAGGCGCTCGCGCAGTTCCTCTTCGACGACGAGCACGCCATGGTGCGCATCGACATGTCGGAGTACGGCGAGAAGCACTCGGTCTCCCGGCTCGTCGGCGCCCCTCCCGGGTACGTCGGCTACGAGCAGGGCGGTCAGCTGACCGAGGCCGTGCGCCGTCGTCCGTACAGCGTGATCCTGCTCGACGAGGTCGAGAAGGCGCACCCCGAGGTGTTCGACGTGCTGCTGCAGGTGCTCGACGACGGACGGCTGACGGACGGGCAGGGGCGCACGGTCGACTTCTCGAACGTGATCCTCATCCTGACCTCCAACCTGGGCTCGCCGATCCTCATCGACCCCGTGCTCTCCGTGGAGGAGAAGCGGGAGCAGGTGATGGCCCTCGTGCGCCAGGCGTTCCGGCCGGAGTTCCTCAACCGTCTCGACGACATCGTGATGTTCCAGGCGCTCACCGAAGACGATCTCGCGCAGATCGTGGAGCTGTCGGTCGACCAGCTGCACGACCGGCTGCGCGACCGTCGCCTCACGCTCGCGGTCACTCCCGGGGCGCGGTCGTGGCTGGCCGAGCGCGGGTACGACCCGGTGTTCGGCGCCCGCCCGCTGCGTCGCCTCATCCAGACCGAGGTGCAGAACAAGCTGGCGACCGCCCTCCTCTCGGGCGGCGTGCACGACGGCGACACCGTCCGGGTGGACGTGGCGGCCGACGGCACGGGCCTCGTGCTCACCGCGACGACGCCGGAGCCGGAGCCCGAGGACGAGGACGACGTGATCGAGGCCGAGCTGCTCGACGACTGA
- a CDS encoding LysR substrate-binding domain-containing protein, which yields MLDVHRLRLLVELSRRGTLSAVADALSYSKASVSQQLAALERDVGVPLLRRVGRGVQFTPQGNVLVAEAIGILDQLEHAQVAVAESLTEVTGTVRLAVFQSTAHSLLPRALAALGARHPALRVEVTERDPESGLVGVSSRDYDLILAEQYPGHTRPIHADLDRVVLAHDAIALARRPGASESADPVAALWATRAEPWVLEPAGTASRAWAEQLCRTAGFEPDVRFELADLTAHVRLIHAGLAVGLLPELVWAGDTPTVDLAPLPQEPRREIFSSARRVSADAPSIRAVRAALADAASRNLLD from the coding sequence GTGCTCGACGTCCATCGCCTGCGTCTGTTGGTGGAGCTGTCACGCCGCGGCACGCTCTCTGCCGTGGCCGATGCGCTGTCCTACAGCAAGGCCTCCGTGTCGCAGCAGCTCGCCGCGCTGGAGCGTGATGTCGGGGTGCCGCTGCTGCGTCGGGTCGGTCGCGGCGTGCAGTTCACGCCGCAGGGGAACGTCCTGGTGGCCGAGGCCATCGGCATCCTCGATCAGCTCGAGCACGCCCAGGTCGCCGTCGCCGAATCGCTCACCGAGGTGACCGGCACCGTGCGCCTCGCGGTGTTCCAGTCCACCGCGCACTCCCTGCTGCCCCGCGCCCTCGCAGCCCTCGGCGCGCGCCACCCCGCCCTGCGCGTCGAGGTGACCGAGCGGGATCCGGAGTCCGGGCTGGTGGGCGTCTCGAGCCGCGACTACGACCTCATCCTCGCGGAGCAGTATCCGGGCCATACGCGTCCCATCCACGCCGACCTCGACCGCGTGGTGCTCGCCCACGACGCCATCGCCCTCGCCCGGCGTCCGGGAGCGTCGGAATCCGCCGATCCCGTCGCTGCCCTGTGGGCGACCCGCGCCGAGCCGTGGGTGCTCGAACCCGCCGGGACCGCCTCCCGCGCGTGGGCCGAGCAGCTCTGCCGCACCGCCGGGTTCGAGCCCGACGTGCGCTTCGAGCTGGCCGACCTCACCGCGCACGTCCGGCTCATCCACGCGGGACTCGCGGTCGGGCTGCTCCCCGAGCTCGTGTGGGCCGGCGACACCCCGACGGTCGACCTCGCCCCGCTCCCGCAGGAGCCGCGCCGGGAGATCTTCTCCTCCGCGCGCCGGGTCTCCGCGGACGCCCCGTCGATCCGCGCCGTCCGCGCCGCGCTCGCCGACGCCGCCTCCCGCAACCTCCTGGACTGA
- a CDS encoding bifunctional proline dehydrogenase/L-glutamate gamma-semialdehyde dehydrogenase, whose amino-acid sequence MTVIDDTTPRTEEVAALVQRWLAESETHPVEPAAQRLSEVLKDPNGLAFTVGFVDGVMRPEDLRVAGRKLAELSDITPTLLPGYLRAAIKAGGFWAPKLPNVVVPISRRVLRAMVGHLVLDATPSKLGPAIAKLRKTGNRLNLNLLGEAVLGEREAGRRLQGTYDFLARPDVDYVSIKVSSVVSQLSMWSFDEAVADVVEKLTPLYRLAAKAEAKGARTGTQKFINLDMEEYRDLDLTIAAFTSILDQPGLEDLEAGIVLQAYLPDALGAMQRLQEWAAARRAKGGAPIKVRVVKGANLAMEEVDAKVHGWPLATYGTKQDSDTNYKRVLDWAMTPERLDAVRIGVAGHNLFDIAYTWLLAKARGVTDPSTGSGTQGGAASGTQGLKGALVEYEMLLGMATGQAEAVRKDVGRLLLYTPVVNPAEFDVAIAYLVRRLEENASPENFMSAVFELASNPTLLTRERERFERSLAALVADPSVPGPNRTQDRTAPRPANTTDGFANEPDTDPALAANRAWGREILQRSVSSTLGRDAIAAARIETDAELDAVFAAATSAAEKWAALPAAERAAVLHRAGDELAARRGELLEIMAHEAGKTIAEADPEVSEAIDFAHYYAERAKDLEAIPGAEFVPSKVTVVTPPWNFPVAIPAGGVLAGLASGSGVIIKPAKLTQRCGAVMVEALWAAGVPRDLLALVDLASRDLGTRLVASPQVDRVILTGAYETAQLFRSFRADLPLLAETSGKNAIIVTPSADLDLAAADVARSAFGHAGQKCSAASLAILVGSVADSKRFERQLVDAVTSMRVGLPDDPATQMGPIIEPANGKLLTALTTLDKGERWLVEPRKLDDEGKQWTPGVKTGVREGSYFHLTEFFGPVLGIMHAKDLDEAIRLQNAVDYGLTAGLHSLDSAEVATWLDRVEAGNLYVNRGITGAIVQRQPFGGWKRSAVGAGAKAGGPNYLFGLGEWRAGELPAAAPGAAVTPAVTGLLEAAAPELDPVGIEWLHRAAAADERAWIDEFGAVSDKSGLGVERNVFRYRPVAVDVRIAEDAPLAEGVRVLAAALRSGSPFTVSAASLPSRVEKALKAQGVTVKTESDAAWTKRYAKGARSWQRVRLVGGDAAALHTALDGSPDVAVWSHAVTGAGRVEMLPFLHEQAVSITNHRFGNPTTLSDGLL is encoded by the coding sequence ATGACCGTCATCGACGACACCACCCCCCGCACCGAAGAGGTCGCCGCGCTCGTGCAGCGCTGGCTCGCCGAGAGCGAGACCCACCCGGTCGAGCCCGCCGCCCAGCGCCTGTCCGAAGTGCTCAAGGACCCGAACGGCCTCGCCTTCACGGTCGGCTTCGTCGACGGCGTCATGCGTCCGGAGGATCTGCGGGTTGCCGGCCGCAAGCTCGCCGAGCTCTCCGACATCACGCCCACGCTGCTGCCCGGCTACCTGCGGGCCGCCATCAAGGCCGGCGGGTTCTGGGCGCCGAAGCTCCCGAACGTCGTCGTGCCGATCTCGCGGCGCGTGCTGCGGGCCATGGTCGGGCACCTCGTGCTCGACGCCACGCCGTCCAAGCTCGGTCCCGCGATCGCCAAGCTCCGCAAGACCGGCAACCGTCTGAACCTCAACCTCCTCGGCGAGGCCGTGCTCGGGGAGCGCGAGGCGGGCCGCCGACTGCAGGGCACGTACGACTTCCTCGCCCGTCCGGACGTCGACTACGTCTCGATCAAGGTCTCGAGCGTCGTCAGCCAGCTCTCCATGTGGTCGTTCGACGAGGCCGTCGCCGACGTCGTCGAGAAGCTCACCCCGCTGTACCGGCTCGCGGCGAAGGCCGAGGCGAAGGGTGCCCGCACCGGGACCCAGAAGTTCATCAACCTCGACATGGAGGAGTACCGCGATCTCGACCTCACGATCGCGGCCTTCACGAGCATCCTCGACCAGCCCGGCCTGGAGGACCTCGAGGCCGGCATCGTGCTGCAGGCGTACCTGCCGGACGCGCTCGGTGCCATGCAGCGGCTCCAGGAGTGGGCGGCCGCCCGCCGCGCCAAGGGCGGAGCGCCGATCAAGGTGCGCGTGGTCAAGGGCGCGAACCTCGCGATGGAGGAGGTCGATGCGAAGGTGCACGGCTGGCCGCTCGCGACGTACGGCACCAAGCAGGATTCCGACACGAACTACAAGCGCGTGCTCGACTGGGCGATGACCCCCGAGCGGCTCGATGCCGTGCGCATCGGCGTCGCCGGGCACAACCTCTTCGACATCGCCTACACCTGGCTGCTCGCGAAGGCCCGGGGCGTGACCGACCCTTCGACAGGCTCAGGGACCCAGGGGGGCGCGGCCTCAGGGACCCAGGGGCTGAAGGGCGCCCTCGTGGAGTACGAGATGCTGCTCGGCATGGCGACCGGGCAGGCCGAGGCCGTCCGCAAGGACGTCGGCCGCCTCCTCCTCTACACGCCGGTCGTGAACCCGGCGGAGTTCGATGTCGCGATCGCGTACCTCGTGCGGCGCCTCGAGGAGAACGCGAGCCCTGAGAACTTCATGTCCGCCGTGTTCGAGCTGGCCTCGAACCCGACCCTGCTCACCCGCGAGCGGGAGCGCTTCGAGCGCTCCCTCGCCGCGCTCGTCGCGGACCCGTCGGTACCCGGCCCGAACCGCACCCAGGACCGCACGGCTCCGCGCCCCGCGAACACCACGGACGGCTTCGCGAACGAGCCCGACACCGATCCCGCGCTCGCCGCGAACCGCGCGTGGGGTCGGGAGATCCTGCAGCGCTCGGTGTCGTCGACGCTCGGCCGGGACGCCATCGCCGCCGCGCGCATCGAGACCGACGCCGAGCTGGACGCCGTGTTCGCCGCCGCCACCTCCGCCGCCGAGAAATGGGCGGCGCTCCCCGCCGCCGAGCGCGCCGCCGTCCTGCACCGCGCGGGCGATGAACTGGCCGCCCGCCGCGGCGAGCTTCTGGAGATCATGGCGCACGAGGCCGGCAAGACCATCGCGGAAGCCGATCCCGAGGTCAGCGAGGCGATCGACTTCGCGCACTACTACGCCGAGCGGGCGAAGGACCTCGAGGCCATCCCCGGCGCCGAGTTCGTGCCGTCGAAGGTGACCGTGGTCACGCCGCCGTGGAACTTCCCCGTGGCGATCCCCGCCGGCGGAGTCCTCGCCGGCCTCGCCTCCGGATCCGGCGTGATCATCAAGCCCGCGAAGCTCACGCAGCGGTGCGGCGCCGTGATGGTCGAGGCGCTGTGGGCCGCAGGTGTCCCGCGCGATCTGCTCGCTCTCGTCGACCTCGCCTCCCGCGACCTCGGCACCCGCCTGGTCGCGAGTCCCCAGGTCGACCGGGTCATCCTCACCGGGGCCTACGAGACCGCGCAGCTGTTCCGCTCCTTCCGGGCCGACCTGCCGCTGCTGGCCGAGACCAGCGGCAAGAACGCCATCATCGTGACGCCGTCGGCCGACCTCGACCTCGCGGCCGCCGACGTCGCCCGCAGCGCGTTCGGCCACGCCGGGCAGAAGTGCTCGGCCGCGTCGCTGGCGATCCTCGTCGGGTCGGTGGCCGACTCGAAGCGCTTCGAGCGGCAGCTCGTGGACGCGGTCACCTCGATGCGCGTCGGGCTTCCCGACGACCCCGCCACGCAGATGGGGCCGATCATCGAGCCCGCGAACGGCAAGCTCCTCACCGCGCTCACCACGCTCGACAAGGGCGAGCGCTGGCTCGTGGAGCCCCGGAAGCTCGACGACGAGGGGAAGCAGTGGACGCCGGGGGTAAAGACCGGCGTGCGCGAGGGCTCGTACTTCCACCTGACCGAGTTCTTCGGACCCGTGCTCGGCATCATGCACGCGAAGGACCTCGACGAGGCCATCCGGCTGCAGAACGCCGTCGACTACGGCCTCACCGCGGGGCTGCACTCGCTGGACTCCGCCGAGGTCGCGACCTGGCTGGACCGCGTCGAGGCCGGCAACCTGTACGTGAACCGGGGCATCACCGGCGCCATCGTGCAGCGCCAGCCGTTCGGCGGCTGGAAGCGCTCGGCCGTGGGCGCCGGAGCCAAGGCCGGCGGCCCGAACTACCTCTTCGGTCTCGGTGAGTGGCGTGCGGGCGAGCTGCCCGCCGCGGCTCCGGGTGCGGCGGTGACCCCGGCCGTGACCGGGCTGCTGGAGGCGGCTGCGCCTGAGCTCGACCCCGTGGGCATCGAGTGGCTGCACCGCGCGGCGGCCGCCGATGAGCGCGCGTGGATCGACGAGTTCGGCGCCGTGAGCGACAAGTCCGGACTCGGCGTCGAGCGCAACGTGTTCCGGTACCGTCCGGTGGCGGTCGACGTGCGTATCGCCGAGGACGCGCCGTTGGCCGAGGGAGTCCGCGTGCTCGCCGCGGCACTGCGCAGCGGCAGCCCCTTCACCGTGTCGGCCGCGTCGCTGCCGTCCCGCGTGGAGAAGGCGCTCAAGGCCCAGGGCGTGACCGTGAAGACCGAGTCCGATGCCGCGTGGACGAAGCGCTACGCGAAGGGCGCCCGGTCGTGGCAGCGGGTGCGGCTCGTCGGTGGCGATGCCGCCGCGCTGCACACGGCCCTCGACGGCAGCCCCGACGTCGCGGTGTGGTCCCACGCCGTGACCGGAGCGGGCCGGGTCGAGATGCTCCCGTTCCTGCACGAGCAGGCCGTGTCGATCACCAACCACCGCTTCGGCAACCCCACCACCCTCTCCGACGGCCTCCTCTGA
- a CDS encoding nitroreductase family protein — protein MSTPVIDRTAPTEHPVLDVLAGRWSPRAYDAQHPIDEAKLATALEAARWSPSANNIQPWRFIVARRGTALHAQIVDALMGFNQAWAGNAAVLVVAIAETATADGTPISHAFYDLGQAVAHFSVQAHHDGLVVHQMSGFDPEVVREFADLEPRFTPATVIAVGEFGDIEALPEVLQEREVAPRVRRPIAETVVLSA, from the coding sequence GTGAGCACTCCCGTCATCGACCGCACCGCCCCGACCGAGCACCCCGTCCTCGACGTCCTCGCCGGCCGCTGGAGCCCCCGCGCGTACGACGCGCAGCACCCGATCGACGAGGCCAAGCTCGCCACCGCCCTCGAGGCCGCCCGCTGGAGCCCCTCCGCCAACAACATCCAGCCCTGGCGCTTCATCGTCGCCCGCCGCGGCACCGCCCTGCACGCCCAGATCGTCGACGCGCTCATGGGCTTCAACCAGGCCTGGGCCGGCAACGCGGCCGTCCTCGTCGTCGCGATCGCCGAGACCGCGACCGCCGACGGCACGCCGATCAGCCACGCGTTCTACGACCTCGGCCAGGCCGTGGCGCACTTCTCCGTGCAGGCCCACCACGACGGCCTCGTCGTGCACCAGATGAGCGGCTTCGACCCCGAGGTCGTCCGCGAGTTCGCCGACCTCGAGCCCCGCTTCACCCCCGCCACCGTCATCGCCGTCGGCGAGTTCGGCGACATCGAGGCTTTGCCGGAGGTGCTGCAGGAGCGCGAGGTCGCCCCGCGGGTGCGCCGTCCGATCGCGGAGACGGTCGTCCTCAGCGCCTGA
- a CDS encoding NRDE family protein yields the protein MCTVVIDVEAAGSARLLAVRDEDPAREWDALGAWWPEEYPGVIGIRDRRAGGAWLAVNPAERRLAVLLNRADVQDLSTTTAVSRGALPLAAVTGRSPQDAPPMHGFNLLDVGPEGARVLSWDGAELRETPIEPGTHMIAHDDLDDEETPRIAAWLPEFRALGPAAASADWAAEWTALLGASADLPPEDDRAIIRDNRPHGYPTQSLLYAVATVTPAGVDVRDVTLPSPAHWH from the coding sequence GTGTGCACGGTGGTGATCGATGTCGAGGCCGCGGGTTCCGCGCGGCTGCTGGCCGTCCGCGACGAGGACCCGGCTCGGGAGTGGGATGCCCTGGGCGCGTGGTGGCCCGAGGAGTATCCGGGGGTGATCGGCATCCGCGATCGGCGGGCCGGTGGCGCCTGGCTCGCCGTGAACCCCGCCGAACGACGCCTCGCCGTGCTCCTCAATCGTGCCGATGTGCAGGACCTCTCCACGACCACGGCCGTCTCCCGCGGCGCCCTCCCGCTCGCCGCGGTCACCGGGCGCTCCCCGCAGGACGCCCCGCCGATGCACGGCTTCAATCTGCTCGACGTCGGTCCGGAAGGCGCCCGAGTGCTCTCCTGGGACGGTGCCGAGCTGCGGGAGACTCCGATCGAGCCCGGGACGCACATGATCGCCCACGACGACCTCGACGACGAGGAGACCCCGCGCATCGCCGCGTGGCTCCCGGAGTTCCGCGCTCTGGGGCCCGCCGCGGCGAGCGCCGACTGGGCGGCCGAGTGGACCGCGCTCCTCGGAGCCTCCGCGGACCTGCCCCCGGAAGACGACCGCGCCATCATCCGCGACAACCGCCCGCACGGGTACCCGACACAGTCCCTCCTCTATGCGGTCGCCACGGTCACGCCCGCCGGGGTCGACGTCCGCGACGTCACCCTCCCCTCCCCCGCCCACTGGCACTGA
- the coaBC gene encoding bifunctional phosphopantothenoylcysteine decarboxylase/phosphopantothenate--cysteine ligase CoaBC, with translation MNIVVGVTGGIAAYKTVHLVRLLTKTGHDVTVVPTEDALRFVGLPTWEALSRHPVTTSVHEDVARVRHVALGQGVDLVVVAPATANSLAKMAAGLADDLLGTTLLATEAPVLVAPAMHAEMWRNPATQANMATLRDRGVHVVGPADGELAGGDSGPGRMVEPEEILAAVQALLAPGDLAGVRVVVSAGGTREPIDPVRFLGNRSSGRQGVALAAEAAGRGAEVVLVAANVSGDVLAEARHPHIRIVRVGTAAELSAAMKEEAATADVVLMAAAVADYRPVEVSARKLTKDRGGVGTIELVENEDIVAALVDIRREGQLIVAFAAETPEDEAELLARARGKQERKGVDLLVVNEVGWEQGFERGENAVHILGRGGALARTAAGTKREVAAAVWDEVARER, from the coding sequence GTGAACATCGTCGTCGGAGTCACAGGCGGCATCGCCGCGTACAAGACGGTGCACCTCGTGCGCCTGCTCACCAAGACCGGGCATGACGTGACCGTCGTGCCCACGGAGGATGCGCTGCGCTTCGTGGGCCTGCCGACCTGGGAGGCGCTGAGCCGGCACCCGGTGACGACGAGCGTGCACGAGGATGTCGCCCGCGTGCGGCACGTCGCGCTGGGGCAGGGGGTGGACCTCGTCGTGGTCGCCCCGGCGACGGCGAACTCCCTCGCGAAGATGGCCGCGGGCCTCGCCGACGACCTCCTCGGCACGACGCTGCTCGCGACCGAGGCGCCCGTGCTCGTCGCCCCCGCGATGCACGCGGAGATGTGGCGGAACCCCGCCACGCAGGCGAACATGGCCACGCTCCGGGACCGCGGCGTGCACGTGGTCGGCCCCGCCGACGGCGAACTGGCCGGCGGCGACAGCGGCCCCGGTCGCATGGTCGAGCCGGAGGAGATCCTCGCCGCCGTCCAGGCGCTGCTGGCCCCGGGCGACCTCGCAGGCGTGCGGGTCGTCGTCTCGGCGGGCGGCACGCGAGAGCCCATCGATCCGGTGCGCTTCCTCGGCAACCGGAGCAGCGGCCGCCAGGGGGTCGCGCTCGCGGCGGAGGCGGCGGGGCGCGGCGCGGAGGTGGTGCTCGTCGCGGCGAACGTCTCCGGGGACGTGCTCGCGGAGGCCCGCCACCCGCACATCCGGATCGTGCGGGTCGGCACAGCCGCCGAGCTGTCCGCGGCGATGAAGGAGGAGGCGGCGACGGCCGACGTCGTGTTGATGGCGGCGGCGGTGGCCGACTACCGTCCGGTCGAGGTCTCCGCCCGCAAGCTCACCAAGGACCGTGGCGGCGTCGGCACGATCGAACTCGTCGAGAACGAGGACATCGTCGCCGCGCTCGTCGACATCCGGCGGGAAGGGCAGCTCATCGTCGCGTTCGCGGCGGAGACCCCGGAGGACGAGGCCGAACTGCTCGCCCGTGCCCGCGGCAAGCAGGAGCGCAAGGGGGTCGACCTGCTGGTGGTGAACGAGGTCGGCTGGGAGCAGGGTTTCGAGCGTGGCGAGAACGCCGTGCACATCCTCGGTCGCGGAGGAGCCCTGGCACGGACCGCGGCCGGGACCAAGCGCGAGGTGGCGGCGGCCGTCTGGGACGAGGTCGCCCGCGAGAGGTGA